In Aurantimicrobium minutum, the DNA window GACAAGTCAGTTGGTTCAAGAGATATGCAGACATTGTGTGGCTGCCTGCAGGTGATCCCCATAACGTTCGTGAAGTTCTTCACAAGATTCGCACTTAAACTGAACTCATGGCTATTTCGCTGCACTTCACTAAGGGTCACGGCACAGGTAACGACTTTGTGCTCTACACCGACCCTGAGGGTGAACTACCGCTGACTCCTAGTCAGATAGCCGCACTGTGTGACCGACACTTCGGAATTGGTGCAGACGGTGTGATTCGTGCCGTGAAAAGCAGCAAACTCAATCGCAAACATGAGCCTGGCCAGATCGTTTCAGATCCTGCTGGCGCAGCAGCGCTAGAAGAAGATTTGGCCGCTGAGTGGTTCATGGATTACTACAACTCAGACGGTTCACTGAGTGAAATGTGTGGAAACGGCATACGGGTTTATGCCAAATATCTTCTTGAAACCGGCCTGACAGCGATCAATCCTGGCGAAACTCTCGCCATTGGTACGCGCGCAGGGGTCCGGGATCTCACCGCCCAGGGGGCAAGCTTCCAAGTAGATATGGGGCGCTGGAGTTTTGCTGGCGGTGAACCCGTCGTCAAAGTTGATGGTGTTCCCGTGGCCCGACCTGGTCTGGGAATAAACGTGGGGAACCCTCACGTCATTGCCGCTTTTGCTGATGATACTGAGCTTGACGCTGCTGAGCTTTCTAAAGCTCCCCGTTTAGAGCCAGAACTTCCTGAGGGTGCAAATGTGGAACTGGTTGTTCCCCGTGACCCGCTGGTCAAAGATGGTGTTGGCCATATCCGCATGCGCGTTCACGAACGCGGTTCGGGGGAGACTCTCTCGTGTGGAACTGGAGTTGTGGCTGCAGCGCTGGCAACCCGCCACTGGGCTGGTGAAGGAGCCCCCCATAACTGGAAAGTGGATGTTCCCGGAGGAACGCTTGCCGTGCG includes these proteins:
- the dapF gene encoding diaminopimelate epimerase codes for the protein MAISLHFTKGHGTGNDFVLYTDPEGELPLTPSQIAALCDRHFGIGADGVIRAVKSSKLNRKHEPGQIVSDPAGAAALEEDLAAEWFMDYYNSDGSLSEMCGNGIRVYAKYLLETGLTAINPGETLAIGTRAGVRDLTAQGASFQVDMGRWSFAGGEPVVKVDGVPVARPGLGINVGNPHVIAAFADDTELDAAELSKAPRLEPELPEGANVELVVPRDPLVKDGVGHIRMRVHERGSGETLSCGTGVVAAALATRHWAGEGAPHNWKVDVPGGTLAVRMFPTEEGEHVALSGPAELIYTGVVELA